From Bacillus sp. Bos-x628, the proteins below share one genomic window:
- a CDS encoding tagaturonate reductase, with protein MKRLSKAVYPTADYPETILQIGEGNFMRGFINWQIQKLNDHTDFKGRAVVVPPRKGSVSALNEQDGLYTICIQGFHEQKEINERMIIQSISRGISTYTDYEGFLQVAENPDLRFVFSNTTEAGLVFREEDRFEDRPQTSFPGKLTAFLYHRFKAFSGDDQKGLIILPCELVEKNGDRLKEYVINMACKWNLPSSFLTWIKEDNVFCNTLVDRIVPGFSKEAAEAVHKEEGYMDELLVMAEYYHLFVIEAPAFVQRELPFQEAGLNVLFVKDISPYRMRKVRILNGAHTAMVPIALLSGLETVKEAVDDDLIGPFIRSMLDEEVLPSLGLPYKETSLYTQAVWDRFCNPFVKHQLMDIALNGVSKFQTRILPSMLDYVELTKQLPMKLVFALSSLIYFYGKCANLLKDDEYVMTWMKKAWEEEHHSYLSVVERILSNQQLWGMNLLSVQGLSHAVADQLTFIHEHGMRAAVHQMLHHQYENQGEKA; from the coding sequence ATGAAACGATTATCCAAAGCAGTTTATCCGACTGCTGACTATCCAGAAACCATTCTGCAAATCGGTGAAGGAAATTTTATGCGCGGATTTATCAATTGGCAGATCCAAAAGCTGAATGACCACACTGATTTTAAAGGAAGAGCGGTTGTCGTTCCTCCTCGTAAGGGATCGGTCAGCGCATTAAATGAACAGGATGGCTTGTATACGATATGTATACAAGGCTTTCATGAGCAAAAGGAAATCAATGAGCGCATGATCATACAATCAATTAGCAGAGGAATTAGTACTTATACGGATTATGAAGGCTTTTTACAAGTAGCAGAAAATCCTGATCTTCGCTTCGTTTTTTCAAATACGACAGAGGCAGGGCTCGTTTTTAGAGAAGAGGACCGTTTTGAGGATCGTCCGCAAACGAGTTTTCCAGGAAAACTGACAGCTTTTTTGTATCATCGATTCAAAGCATTCTCAGGAGATGATCAAAAGGGGCTCATCATACTGCCATGTGAGTTGGTTGAAAAAAACGGAGATCGACTAAAAGAATATGTCATCAACATGGCGTGCAAATGGAATCTCCCATCCTCCTTTCTTACATGGATAAAGGAAGACAATGTCTTTTGTAATACGCTTGTTGATCGGATTGTACCGGGATTTTCTAAGGAAGCTGCTGAAGCGGTACATAAGGAAGAAGGGTATATGGATGAACTGCTTGTGATGGCAGAATATTATCACCTGTTTGTCATTGAAGCACCTGCCTTTGTTCAAAGGGAGCTTCCTTTTCAAGAAGCTGGTCTGAATGTGTTGTTTGTGAAAGATATTTCCCCTTATCGAATGAGAAAGGTGCGCATACTAAACGGGGCCCATACAGCTATGGTACCAATTGCATTGTTATCTGGTTTGGAGACAGTAAAAGAAGCTGTGGATGATGATCTTATCGGTCCATTTATCCGAAGCATGCTGGATGAAGAAGTTCTGCCCAGCCTAGGGCTTCCTTACAAAGAGACATCTCTCTATACACAAGCGGTTTGGGATCGTTTTTGTAATCCATTTGTGAAGCATCAATTAATGGATATTGCATTAAATGGTGTGTCAAAGTTTCAAACTCGTATTCTCCCATCTATGCTTGATTATGTAGAACTTACAAAGCAGTTGCCAATGAAACTAGTATTTGCACTGAGCAGTCTCATTTATTTTTACGGAAAATGTGCGAATTTATTAAAGGATGATGAGTATGTGATGACATGGATGAAGAAGGCTTGGGAAGAGGAGCATCATTCCTATTTATCTGTCGTTGAACGAATTCTTTCAAACCAACAGTTATGGGGGATGAACTTATTGAGTGTACAGGGATTGAGCCATGCTGTAGCTGATCAGCTCACATTCATACATGAGCATGGAATGAGAGCCGCTGTGCATCAAATGTTGCATCATCAATATGAAAACCAGGGGGAGAAAGCATGA
- a CDS encoding LacI family DNA-binding transcriptional regulator: MTVTIKDIAKLANVSHTTVSRALNNSPFIKEKTKQKILSIAKQLNYSPNVHARGLVSQKSFTIGLFFTSLTEGTSSSFFADALKGVNSVITEHYHMFVRGIDDFHDYSTIHKQRYDGILLMSQSEHDEAFIHHVKRQGIPLLVLNRRVESDDVMNILADDRQGAYQATQFFIQQGHKQIAIIEGKEGFKSTQERKAGFLQALIDHNVPMKKEYMLKGDYHMKSGYESMEALLALKEPPTALFCSNDDMAIGAMNALYAKGKKCPKDVSIIGFDDIVFSSYTTPALTTVKKPIEKMCALGAKAILSVINGEEQEADHMKKVYVHTELVIRDSVKEVP; this comes from the coding sequence ATGACAGTCACGATCAAAGACATAGCGAAATTGGCAAATGTCTCTCATACCACAGTATCAAGGGCATTAAATAACAGTCCTTTTATTAAAGAAAAAACAAAACAAAAGATTTTGTCGATTGCAAAACAGCTGAACTATTCTCCGAACGTCCATGCCAGAGGCCTTGTATCACAAAAATCATTTACAATTGGTTTGTTTTTTACGAGTTTAACTGAAGGCACATCCTCAAGTTTTTTCGCTGATGCGTTAAAAGGTGTCAACAGTGTCATAACTGAGCACTATCATATGTTTGTGAGAGGGATTGATGATTTTCATGATTATTCGACCATTCATAAGCAGCGCTATGACGGCATTTTACTCATGAGCCAAAGTGAGCATGATGAAGCGTTTATCCATCATGTGAAAAGACAAGGCATTCCTCTTCTTGTGCTCAATCGTCGTGTAGAAAGTGATGACGTGATGAATATACTAGCAGATGATCGTCAAGGTGCATATCAAGCGACGCAATTTTTCATTCAGCAAGGTCATAAACAGATTGCCATTATTGAAGGAAAAGAAGGCTTTAAATCAACGCAGGAAAGAAAAGCTGGCTTTTTGCAAGCATTAATAGATCATAACGTGCCAATGAAAAAAGAATATATGCTTAAAGGTGACTATCATATGAAAAGTGGCTATGAATCAATGGAAGCTCTGTTAGCCCTTAAGGAGCCGCCAACAGCTCTTTTTTGCTCAAACGATGATATGGCCATTGGGGCGATGAATGCTTTATACGCAAAAGGAAAAAAGTGTCCGAAGGATGTGTCTATTATCGGTTTTGATGATATCGTATTTTCCTCTTATACAACACCTGCACTGACAACTGTCAAAAAGCCAATCGAAAAAATGTGTGCGCTCGGAGCAAAAGCCATTCTTTCGGTCATTAACGGGGAAGAACAAGAAGCGGATCATATGAAAAAAGTGTATGTACACACAGAACTAGTGATTAGAGATTCGGTCAAAGAGGTGCCTTAA